Proteins encoded in a region of the Devosia sp. RR2S18 genome:
- a CDS encoding (deoxy)nucleoside triphosphate pyrophosphohydrolase, whose amino-acid sequence MLFVVACALVDADRRVLIAQRPEGKSLAGLWEFPGGKVEPNESPEAALIRELEEELGVSTKSACLAPLTFASHAYEGFHLLMPLYVCRKWQGTPVAREHSALKWVRPQKLRDYPMPPADEPLIAALCDLL is encoded by the coding sequence ATGCTGTTTGTCGTGGCCTGTGCGCTGGTCGATGCAGACCGGCGCGTGCTGATCGCACAACGTCCTGAAGGCAAGTCGCTGGCGGGACTGTGGGAGTTTCCGGGCGGCAAGGTTGAACCCAATGAATCGCCCGAAGCCGCCCTGATCCGCGAACTTGAGGAAGAGCTCGGCGTCTCGACGAAATCGGCTTGCCTGGCTCCGCTCACCTTTGCCAGCCATGCCTATGAGGGCTTTCACCTGCTGATGCCGCTCTATGTCTGCCGCAAGTGGCAGGGCACCCCCGTTGCCCGGGAGCACTCGGCGCTCAAATGGGTGCGGCCGCAGAAACTACGCGACTACCCGATGCCTCCGGCAGACGAGCCGCTGATCGCCGCCTTGTGCGACCTGCTCTAG
- a CDS encoding M48 family metalloprotease, giving the protein MTVRGRIAKGLRNGMLAVSLLALSACTTFTSSNIAVSRTGDNPAPTVVPEGTDPEDVVIGRREHPRIIAAYGGVYSDRQAEIMVARIVGRLLAAANQPNAQFQVTILDSSEVNAFALPGGYIYVTRGILALASDTSELAAVLAHEIAHVTLRHARARTDRTRTTAIVDRVITGVFGGDISTDASADRTRQSMAAFGQAQELEADQEGIKFAGKAGYDAQAAARFLGVMSRFASFSAGTESGDEGFLSSHPSTPARIQKALDTARTMFGQAAGESDRDGYLEAIAGLTFGDSPAQGTIVGRQFLHPGSKFTFTVPQGYELQNSQTAVVGVAGDGEAVRFDSAEVQVNVPLADYLKSGWIAGLKADSVTSGMINGMEVASGLAQTDQWFFRVSVVRLDGQVYRFIFAAKSDSPRFAQGAQETLTSFRRTTPNDLAGIRRAVIRIVTAKPGDTADGLARQMSGLSRGSELFYIINDLYPGDPIRPGATYKVVVLQ; this is encoded by the coding sequence ATGACGGTTCGTGGACGCATCGCCAAGGGGTTGCGCAATGGCATGCTGGCAGTGTCGCTGCTGGCACTCTCCGCCTGCACGACATTCACCAGCTCCAACATTGCAGTGAGCCGAACCGGCGACAATCCGGCCCCGACCGTGGTGCCGGAAGGTACCGATCCCGAAGATGTGGTGATCGGCCGGCGGGAGCATCCGCGCATTATTGCGGCTTATGGGGGGGTCTATTCCGACCGGCAGGCCGAGATCATGGTTGCCCGCATTGTGGGCCGCCTGCTCGCGGCGGCCAACCAGCCCAATGCGCAGTTCCAGGTGACAATTCTCGACAGCTCTGAAGTGAACGCCTTCGCGCTGCCCGGTGGGTATATCTATGTGACGCGCGGCATTCTTGCCCTGGCATCGGACACCAGCGAATTGGCGGCGGTGTTGGCGCACGAGATCGCCCACGTAACCCTGCGCCATGCCCGCGCCCGGACCGATCGCACGCGCACCACCGCGATTGTCGACCGGGTGATTACGGGCGTCTTTGGCGGTGACATCTCGACCGACGCCAGCGCTGACCGGACGCGCCAATCCATGGCGGCGTTCGGTCAGGCGCAGGAACTCGAGGCCGACCAGGAGGGGATCAAATTCGCCGGAAAAGCTGGCTACGACGCGCAGGCTGCTGCCCGGTTCCTTGGAGTGATGAGCCGGTTCGCCAGCTTCTCGGCCGGGACCGAGAGCGGCGATGAGGGGTTCCTGTCCTCGCATCCCTCCACACCAGCGCGTATTCAAAAGGCACTCGACACCGCCCGCACCATGTTCGGCCAGGCTGCCGGCGAAAGCGATCGTGACGGCTATCTCGAGGCGATTGCCGGACTGACCTTCGGGGACAGCCCCGCGCAAGGCACCATCGTCGGGCGGCAGTTCCTCCATCCGGGCTCCAAGTTCACCTTTACCGTGCCCCAGGGCTACGAGCTGCAAAATTCGCAGACTGCGGTGGTAGGGGTCGCCGGGGATGGCGAAGCGGTGCGTTTCGACAGCGCCGAAGTGCAGGTCAATGTTCCGTTGGCGGACTATCTGAAGTCCGGCTGGATTGCGGGCCTCAAGGCTGACAGCGTCACCTCCGGCATGATCAACGGGATGGAAGTGGCGAGCGGCCTTGCCCAGACCGACCAATGGTTCTTCCGCGTCTCGGTAGTGCGGCTCGATGGGCAGGTCTATCGCTTCATCTTTGCAGCCAAGTCCGACAGTCCTCGATTTGCACAAGGGGCGCAGGAGACACTGACGAGTTTCCGCCGCACCACGCCCAATGACCTCGCCGGTATCCGCCGGGCCGTCATTCGCATCGTCACGGCCAAGCCGGGGGATACTGCGGACGGTCTGGCGCGGCAGATGAGCGGCCTCAGCCGCGGCTCCGAGCTCTTCTACATCATCAATGACCTTTATCCCGGTGACCCGATCAGGCCAGGCGCCACATACAAGGTCGTGGTGCTGCAATAG
- the argJ gene encoding bifunctional glutamate N-acetyltransferase/amino-acid acetyltransferase ArgJ, giving the protein MAAHPVSPLAPKFYPDLPPIAGVRFATAEAGIKYKNRTDVLLMAFDEGTTASGVLTRSKCSSAAVDWCRTNLPGGKARGLVVNSGNANAFTGTKGRQSVQMTADYAAKALGCATEEIFLASTGVIGEPLDASKFAGVLDTMAARLSDTPWTEPAKAIMTTDTFPKLAGAVLDIDGTEVRINGIAKGSGMIAPDMATMLSFVVTDMPVAAPVLQALLARHVQTTFNAVSVDSDTSTSDTLLAFATGKAEVEPLDSLDDPRAEIFGEALRDVLFDLAIQVVRDGEGATKQVSVHVEGAVSDESAFRIAKAIADSPLVKTAIAGEDANWGRVVMAVGKAGEPADRDKLSIRFGDLLLAKDGERAPSYDEAATSAYMKGQELELTVQLGLGDGKATVYTCDLTHGYITINGDYRS; this is encoded by the coding sequence ATGGCTGCCCACCCCGTTTCGCCCCTTGCTCCCAAATTCTATCCGGACCTTCCTCCAATTGCAGGCGTGCGCTTCGCGACGGCCGAAGCGGGCATCAAATACAAGAACCGCACCGACGTCCTGCTGATGGCCTTCGACGAGGGCACCACCGCTTCGGGCGTGTTGACGCGCTCCAAATGCTCGTCCGCCGCTGTCGACTGGTGCCGCACCAATTTGCCCGGCGGCAAGGCGCGGGGGCTCGTCGTCAATTCGGGCAATGCCAACGCGTTCACCGGCACCAAAGGGCGCCAGAGCGTGCAGATGACGGCTGACTACGCCGCCAAGGCGCTGGGCTGCGCCACCGAGGAAATCTTCCTCGCCTCCACCGGCGTCATCGGTGAACCGCTCGACGCCAGCAAGTTCGCCGGTGTGCTCGATACCATGGCGGCGCGCCTCAGCGACACGCCCTGGACGGAGCCCGCCAAGGCGATCATGACCACCGATACCTTCCCCAAGCTCGCCGGCGCCGTGCTCGACATCGACGGCACCGAGGTGCGGATCAATGGCATCGCCAAGGGCAGCGGCATGATCGCGCCGGACATGGCGACCATGCTGAGCTTTGTTGTCACCGACATGCCAGTCGCCGCGCCCGTGCTGCAGGCGCTGCTCGCCCGCCACGTGCAGACCACCTTCAATGCCGTCAGTGTCGACAGTGACACCTCGACCTCCGATACCCTTCTCGCCTTTGCCACCGGCAAGGCGGAAGTCGAGCCTCTGGATAGCCTAGACGACCCGCGCGCCGAGATCTTTGGCGAAGCGCTCCGCGACGTGCTTTTTGATCTTGCCATCCAGGTCGTGCGCGACGGCGAAGGCGCCACCAAGCAGGTGTCCGTCCACGTCGAGGGCGCCGTGTCTGATGAAAGCGCCTTCCGCATCGCCAAGGCCATTGCGGATTCCCCGCTGGTCAAGACCGCCATTGCCGGCGAGGATGCCAATTGGGGCCGCGTCGTCATGGCCGTGGGCAAGGCGGGCGAACCTGCCGACCGCGACAAGCTCTCTATCCGCTTCGGCGATCTCCTGCTGGCCAAGGACGGCGAACGCGCTCCCAGCTACGATGAAGCGGCCACCAGCGCCTATATGAAAGGCCAGGAACTGGAGCTGACCGTTCAACTTGGTCTCGGCGACGGCAAAGCCACCGTCTATACCTGCGATCTCACCCACGGCTACATCACCATCAATGGCGATTACCGGAGCTGA
- a CDS encoding thermonuclease family protein, whose product MLRTSLVQLAALAALSSVAAAAAACEQLRMEPGGIVVEVTDGDTVVLNNGRVVRMIGTQAPKLPLGRDGFDTWPLAPEAKQALEAMVLNKSVRLGYGGEKIDRYERHLAHVFVDGVDGEVWAQQAMVAQGLARVYSFPDNRACLDLLFAAEGRARLSRLGIWSDPYYSVRQAGEPRKLLDRAGHYELVEGRILLADRNSGRVYLNFGRFWKEDFTAVIESPALRIFEASGVDPVALEGALVRIRGWVDDRDGPRIEVTHPEQIEVLATP is encoded by the coding sequence TTGCTCAGAACCAGCCTTGTCCAACTCGCGGCACTTGCTGCCTTGTCGAGCGTTGCCGCAGCGGCTGCGGCCTGTGAGCAGTTGCGCATGGAGCCGGGCGGAATTGTCGTTGAGGTCACCGATGGCGACACGGTGGTTCTGAACAACGGACGAGTGGTCCGCATGATTGGCACTCAAGCGCCCAAACTGCCGCTTGGACGAGATGGCTTCGACACCTGGCCGCTGGCGCCGGAAGCCAAACAGGCGCTGGAGGCGATGGTGCTCAACAAGTCGGTGCGGCTGGGCTATGGCGGCGAGAAGATCGATCGTTATGAGCGCCACCTTGCCCATGTCTTTGTTGACGGGGTGGATGGCGAGGTCTGGGCGCAGCAAGCGATGGTGGCGCAGGGTCTGGCGCGGGTTTATTCCTTTCCGGACAATCGCGCCTGTCTCGATCTCTTATTCGCAGCCGAGGGACGGGCGCGCCTAAGTAGGCTTGGCATCTGGAGCGATCCCTATTACAGCGTCCGTCAAGCGGGCGAGCCGCGTAAGCTGCTCGACAGGGCCGGACATTACGAGCTGGTCGAAGGGCGCATCTTGCTGGCCGACCGGAATAGCGGGCGGGTCTACCTCAATTTCGGCCGGTTCTGGAAAGAAGACTTCACTGCGGTGATCGAATCGCCGGCGCTTCGGATCTTCGAAGCCTCGGGTGTTGATCCAGTGGCCCTCGAAGGGGCGCTCGTGCGGATACGAGGGTGGGTGGACGACCGGGATGGTCCACGCATCGAGGTGACACATCCCGAGCAGATCGAGGTTCTCGCTACACCATGA
- a CDS encoding peptidylprolyl isomerase has protein sequence MTFSPLRLAQTASVLALIMAANAVAPALAQDAAPAADAPATAETAAPAAPAEQVSPETVVATVDGQPITEADLSFAAEDLAAELQQMPPDQRRPFLLRVLIDMKVMAEAGRTAGMADTPLFQQRLQYLEERALRRAYFAEAIANNITEEAVRARYDEFVTAFEPEQEVRASHILVETEEQAQTLKAELEGGADFAALAQEHSIDPGAANGGDLGFFSRGMMVAPFEEAAFALSETGQVSDPVQSQFGWHIIRLEETRQSSAPAFEQVAPQLQQQLLMETFDDTVERLMSEAQVEIPDPELAAAVDAQTEPAAEAAPADATGAAPDIAQ, from the coding sequence ATGACATTTTCCCCGCTGCGCCTGGCGCAAACCGCGAGTGTGCTGGCCCTTATCATGGCTGCCAACGCCGTTGCGCCCGCCCTGGCGCAGGATGCAGCGCCCGCCGCTGATGCACCCGCTACGGCTGAGACTGCTGCTCCCGCCGCTCCTGCCGAGCAGGTCTCCCCTGAGACAGTGGTGGCCACCGTCGATGGTCAGCCGATCACCGAAGCCGATCTTTCCTTTGCCGCCGAAGATCTCGCGGCCGAACTCCAGCAGATGCCGCCAGACCAGCGCCGTCCCTTTCTCCTGCGCGTACTGATCGACATGAAGGTGATGGCCGAAGCAGGCCGCACCGCCGGCATGGCCGATACCCCGCTGTTTCAGCAGCGCCTGCAATATCTTGAAGAACGGGCCCTACGGCGCGCCTATTTTGCCGAGGCGATTGCCAACAACATCACCGAAGAAGCCGTGCGCGCCCGCTATGACGAGTTCGTCACAGCCTTCGAGCCCGAGCAGGAAGTCCGCGCCAGCCACATTCTGGTCGAGACCGAAGAACAGGCTCAGACTCTCAAGGCCGAACTCGAAGGCGGCGCCGACTTCGCAGCCCTGGCCCAGGAGCATTCGATCGATCCCGGTGCGGCCAATGGCGGCGATCTTGGCTTCTTCAGCCGCGGCATGATGGTGGCACCCTTCGAGGAAGCCGCTTTTGCATTGAGCGAAACCGGCCAGGTCTCCGATCCGGTGCAGTCACAGTTCGGTTGGCACATCATTCGCCTGGAAGAGACCCGCCAGTCCAGCGCCCCGGCTTTCGAACAGGTGGCCCCCCAGTTGCAGCAGCAATTGCTGATGGAGACCTTCGACGACACCGTCGAGCGCCTGATGTCCGAGGCCCAGGTCGAAATCCCTGACCCCGAACTGGCCGCAGCTGTAGACGCTCAGACCGAGCCCGCCGCCGAAGCCGCGCCCGCCGACGCCACCGGCGCCGCACCGGACATAGCTCAATAA
- a CDS encoding GNAT family N-acetyltransferase: protein MDLSQVERIERAGLLCWPGIEVEWDGSWVRRAAGGYTKRANSLQCFDPADEADAVTRLSAAAAWFERRGLPPVVRTTPLASAALNTALDGTGWATIDPSCLFAMPLATQEPDPEGRTFTTTDPAFLAAQQALQGHSDQVMAQMRALLAVMAVPAAGIVIERDGVAVASGLMAIADGIVITGNVITDPTRRRQGLGAAMMRTGLTWAKAQGAVMAALNVQADNAAGQALYHSLGYQRCYDYHYRVRR, encoded by the coding sequence GTGGACCTGTCGCAAGTCGAGCGCATCGAGCGCGCGGGGCTCCTGTGCTGGCCCGGAATCGAAGTCGAGTGGGATGGCTCCTGGGTGCGGCGGGCCGCCGGTGGCTACACCAAGCGCGCCAACTCGCTCCAATGCTTCGACCCCGCCGACGAGGCGGACGCGGTAACCCGCCTGAGCGCAGCTGCTGCGTGGTTCGAGCGCAGGGGGCTTCCTCCCGTCGTGCGGACCACACCCCTCGCGAGCGCCGCACTCAACACGGCACTCGACGGCACCGGCTGGGCGACGATCGACCCCAGCTGCCTCTTCGCCATGCCCCTTGCCACCCAGGAGCCTGATCCAGAAGGGCGGACTTTCACCACGACGGATCCAGCCTTCCTCGCGGCGCAGCAGGCGCTGCAAGGCCACTCCGACCAAGTCATGGCGCAGATGCGAGCGCTACTTGCTGTGATGGCCGTTCCGGCCGCAGGCATCGTCATCGAACGCGATGGCGTTGCGGTTGCGTCGGGTCTGATGGCCATCGCCGATGGCATCGTCATCACCGGCAATGTTATCACCGACCCGACGCGCCGCCGCCAGGGGCTTGGTGCCGCCATGATGCGGACCGGTCTCACCTGGGCCAAAGCGCAGGGCGCCGTGATGGCGGCCCTCAACGTCCAGGCCGACAACGCGGCAGGGCAGGCGCTCTACCATAGCCTGGGCTACCAACGCTGCTATGATTATCACTACAGGGTACGTCGGTGA